A genomic segment from Sphingopyxis sp. DBS4 encodes:
- a CDS encoding fumarylacetoacetate hydrolase family protein has product MTRFALATRATPEGARPTIRVGDAFHDLHAAADAHGFASVAGDVTAIIRDWDARRDGLFALARALEGAASGIDAPALAAPFEPRRIFAAASNFIEHADEMKTKLAAKAESEPYVFLKTVESVVGSNETVVVPPQVSRPDWEVELGVVLGRAGKNVAVADAHDLIAGYTIVNDVSARDRTRRTDFPFSHDWFRGKSFDSFTPLGPVFVPRDCLGDPHDIRLGLKVNGEAMQDGNTSEMIFNIYEQIAYLSTILELKAGDLIASGTPAGVGMGRGVFLKDGDVMDAWVQGIGELRNPVSAPHLPRA; this is encoded by the coding sequence ATGACCCGCTTTGCCCTTGCCACCCGCGCCACGCCCGAGGGCGCGCGCCCGACGATCCGGGTCGGCGACGCTTTCCATGATCTGCACGCTGCAGCCGACGCGCATGGCTTCGCGTCGGTGGCGGGCGACGTCACCGCGATCATCCGCGACTGGGACGCGCGGCGCGACGGGCTGTTCGCGCTCGCCCGCGCGCTGGAAGGCGCGGCGAGCGGAATCGACGCGCCCGCGCTCGCGGCGCCGTTCGAGCCGCGCCGTATCTTCGCAGCCGCATCGAACTTCATCGAACATGCCGACGAGATGAAGACCAAGCTCGCCGCCAAGGCCGAGAGCGAGCCCTATGTCTTCCTGAAGACGGTCGAGAGCGTCGTCGGGTCGAACGAGACGGTCGTCGTCCCCCCGCAGGTGTCGCGCCCCGACTGGGAGGTCGAGCTCGGCGTCGTGCTCGGCCGTGCGGGGAAAAACGTCGCTGTCGCCGACGCGCACGACCTCATCGCGGGCTATACGATCGTCAACGACGTGTCGGCGCGCGACCGCACCCGGCGGACCGACTTTCCCTTCTCGCACGACTGGTTCCGCGGCAAGAGCTTCGACAGCTTCACGCCGCTCGGCCCGGTGTTCGTGCCGCGCGACTGCCTCGGCGATCCGCATGACATCCGCCTCGGCCTCAAGGTCAACGGCGAGGCTATGCAGGACGGCAACACGTCCGAGATGATCTTCAACATCTATGAGCAGATCGCCTATCTCTCGACGATCCTCGAATTGAAGGCGGGCGACCTGATCGCCTCGGGCACCCCCGCCGGGGTCGGCATGGGGCGCGGCGTCTTCCTGAAGGACGGCGACGTGATGGATGCCTGGGTCCAAGGCATAGGCGAGCTTCGCAACCCCGTCTCGGCGCCGCACCTGCCGCGCGCATGA
- a CDS encoding amidohydrolase family protein produces MARALQHAAGWRNGEDAATIMMDEGATQAAVIDMHSHFFPAMDVAYRARAEAEGLPWLRDDGAGKGFIMQGAKTFRPVEDILWDPARRVEALDEQGIDLQIICATPIMFGYSRPAEQALECARRFNDAALDFCGHAPGRMKALAQVPLQDIDLSCAEVSRAMEAGHLGVQIGNHMGLRNLDDEGILTFLTHCAEVGAAVLVHPWDMMARERMPKYMLPWLVAMPAETQLSILSLILSGAFERLPRSLRICFGHGGGSFAFLLGRVENAWKHRDIVRVDCPNPPSTYVDRFFVDSAVFDPRALSLLVDVMGEDRILLGSDHPFPLGEQDIGALVREHGELSPAQKVKIFSGNARTFLNL; encoded by the coding sequence ATGGCCCGCGCGCTTCAGCACGCCGCGGGATGGCGAAATGGCGAGGATGCGGCGACAATCATGATGGACGAGGGTGCGACACAGGCGGCCGTGATCGACATGCACAGCCACTTCTTTCCTGCGATGGATGTCGCCTATCGTGCGCGTGCCGAGGCCGAGGGGCTGCCGTGGCTCCGCGACGATGGCGCGGGCAAGGGCTTCATCATGCAGGGTGCGAAGACGTTCCGCCCGGTCGAGGATATATTGTGGGATCCCGCGCGGCGCGTCGAGGCGCTCGACGAGCAGGGGATCGATCTTCAGATCATCTGCGCCACGCCGATCATGTTCGGTTACAGCCGCCCGGCGGAGCAGGCGCTCGAATGCGCCAGGCGCTTCAACGATGCGGCGCTCGATTTTTGCGGCCACGCGCCCGGGCGGATGAAAGCGCTCGCGCAGGTGCCGCTGCAGGACATCGACCTGTCGTGCGCCGAGGTCAGCCGCGCGATGGAGGCGGGACATCTCGGCGTCCAGATCGGCAACCATATGGGGCTGCGCAATCTCGACGACGAAGGCATTTTGACCTTCCTCACCCATTGCGCGGAGGTTGGCGCGGCGGTGCTCGTCCACCCGTGGGACATGATGGCGCGCGAGCGGATGCCCAAATATATGCTGCCCTGGCTCGTCGCGATGCCGGCCGAGACGCAGCTTTCGATCCTGTCGCTGATCCTGTCGGGCGCGTTCGAGCGCCTGCCCAGAAGCCTGCGCATCTGCTTCGGCCACGGCGGCGGCAGCTTCGCCTTTCTGCTCGGCCGGGTCGAAAATGCGTGGAAGCATCGCGACATCGTTCGCGTCGACTGCCCGAATCCGCCCTCGACCTATGTCGATCGCTTCTTCGTCGATTCGGCGGTGTTCGACCCGCGCGCGCTCAGCCTGCTCGTCGACGTGATGGGCGAGGACCGCATCCTGCTCGGCTCCGACCATCCCTTTCCGCTCGGCGAACAGGACATCGGCGCGCTGGTGCGCGAGCATGGCGAGCTGTCGCCGGCGCAGAAGGTGAAGATCTTCAGCGGCAACGCGCGGACGTTCCTGAACCTGTAG
- a CDS encoding VOC family protein, giving the protein MTTRLRHVAIASADPDNSVGFFTDVLGWTVAGKIDSRNARGYYVTDGHINIALLCFKNRPAAGMEFPEGYTGLHHIGFQCDDIADVVERFENSGYAPRHDVNLAQGLGKNPAKDNAEYKMAGPENVMVDVSERGWAGTESFKGAPPPA; this is encoded by the coding sequence ATGACCACCCGCCTCCGCCATGTGGCGATCGCATCCGCCGACCCCGACAATTCGGTCGGCTTCTTCACCGACGTCCTCGGCTGGACCGTCGCCGGCAAGATCGACAGCCGCAACGCGCGCGGCTATTATGTGACCGACGGCCACATCAACATCGCCCTGCTCTGCTTCAAGAACCGCCCCGCCGCGGGGATGGAGTTCCCCGAGGGCTATACCGGCCTCCATCACATCGGCTTCCAGTGCGATGATATCGCCGACGTCGTCGAGCGCTTCGAGAATTCGGGCTATGCCCCGCGCCACGACGTCAACCTGGCGCAGGGCCTCGGCAAGAATCCCGCGAAGGACAATGCCGAATACAAGATGGCGGGGCCGGAGAATGTCATGGTCGACGTCTCCGAGCGCGGCTGGGCGGGCACCGAGAGCTTCAAGGGCGCACCGCCGCCAGCATGA
- a CDS encoding amino acid permease: MDEQAYLDREAGLERGLSKAQIIMIGLGGAIGTGLFMGSGIAIGYAGPGVLVSYAIAALVAVIMVFSLSEMAVVHPTAGSFGTYAEIYLGPMMGFIVRYTYWIQQVLLIGSEAVAVGIYMRWWLPDTPVWMWALGSAATVVWINTRAVHNFGSVEYWLTVIKVSAIVAFIIVGLSRIFGVVGDPVGLYNVTGLAGGFLPNGFSGVWLAVLMALFSFMGLEFVVGTASEAKDPRVAIPAALRTMAARLFLFYILALFIIVAFLPWTESGAKVVTESPFVKMFASAGIPYAAGLMNFVVATAALSAMNTSIYLGSRMLFSLARGGYAPRKLGELNAQHVPMRATIVTGIGILAAASLSILTPLAYNYLFGIVLFGGLLVWSAILVSHLRFRRKHHAADLPVRMPFFPYAQILGLGLLGAITVTMAIDADWQVAVFAGGPWLVLITAAYFVWRRVAAGSARTS, encoded by the coding sequence ATGGACGAACAGGCCTATCTTGACCGCGAGGCCGGGCTCGAACGTGGGCTCAGCAAGGCGCAGATCATCATGATCGGCCTCGGCGGCGCGATCGGTACCGGCCTGTTCATGGGGTCGGGGATCGCGATCGGCTATGCCGGGCCGGGCGTGCTGGTCAGCTATGCGATCGCGGCGCTGGTCGCGGTGATCATGGTGTTCAGCCTGTCCGAAATGGCGGTCGTCCATCCGACCGCGGGCTCGTTCGGCACCTATGCCGAAATCTATCTGGGGCCGATGATGGGCTTTATCGTCCGCTACACCTACTGGATCCAGCAGGTGCTGCTGATCGGCAGCGAGGCGGTCGCGGTCGGCATCTATATGCGCTGGTGGCTGCCCGATACGCCGGTGTGGATGTGGGCGCTCGGCAGCGCGGCGACCGTCGTCTGGATCAACACGCGCGCGGTGCATAATTTCGGCTCGGTCGAATATTGGCTGACGGTGATCAAGGTGTCGGCGATCGTCGCCTTCATCATCGTGGGCTTAAGCCGCATCTTCGGCGTGGTCGGCGATCCGGTCGGGCTCTACAACGTCACCGGGCTCGCAGGTGGCTTCCTGCCCAACGGCTTTTCGGGCGTGTGGCTGGCGGTGCTGATGGCGCTCTTCTCCTTCATGGGGCTCGAGTTCGTCGTCGGCACCGCGAGCGAGGCGAAAGACCCCAGGGTCGCGATCCCCGCCGCGCTCAGGACGATGGCGGCGCGGCTGTTCCTCTTCTACATCCTCGCGCTGTTCATCATCGTCGCGTTCCTGCCGTGGACGGAGTCAGGCGCGAAGGTCGTCACCGAAAGCCCGTTCGTGAAGATGTTCGCGAGCGCGGGCATTCCCTATGCGGCGGGCCTCATGAACTTCGTCGTCGCGACCGCGGCGCTGTCGGCGATGAACACCAGCATCTATCTCGGCTCGCGGATGCTCTTCTCGCTCGCGCGCGGCGGCTATGCGCCGCGAAAGCTCGGCGAACTCAACGCGCAGCATGTGCCGATGCGCGCGACGATCGTCACCGGCATCGGCATCCTCGCCGCCGCCTCGCTGTCGATCCTGACCCCGCTCGCGTATAATTATCTCTTCGGCATCGTGCTGTTCGGCGGGCTGCTCGTCTGGAGCGCGATCCTCGTCAGCCATTTGCGCTTCCGCCGCAAACATCATGCGGCCGACCTGCCGGTGCGGATGCCCTTCTTCCCCTATGCGCAGATACTGGGACTGGGGCTGCTCGGCGCAATCACGGTGACGATGGCGATCGACGCCGACTGGCAGGTCGCGGTGTTCGCGGGCGGGCCGTGGCTGGTGCTGATCACCGCCGCTTACTTCGTCTGGCGGCGCGTCGCAGCGGGGTCGGCGAGGACCTCCTGA
- a CDS encoding LysR family transcriptional regulator has protein sequence MPKFHENFLLSRLKLRQLRLLTAIADEGTVLKGSQALNIAQPAATKSIKELEDALGVQLFERSSRGVTPTDFGAVMIKHAKLILAQLRHASEELQSLEEGLSGRVHVGTLLAASTSLLPRALARLRERRPGIAVTVAEGTIDRLMPGLRTGDIDVVLGRLPEYREREGLKQEVLYLDTVSIMVREGHPLAARASLTLAELVEQAWVMPPTQTSLRRQIDHAFRHEDLEPPRDVIESVSILTNHALLVSTDMLAAMPHQVGLGQAGLVALPVTLEGANSRIGATTHANVELSAAAAYFMGVVHEVAAEIRDELGQDQEVLADPAATRRQTK, from the coding sequence ATGCCTAAATTTCACGAGAATTTCCTGCTGAGCCGGTTGAAGCTGCGCCAGCTCCGCCTGCTCACCGCCATCGCCGACGAGGGTACGGTTTTGAAGGGCTCGCAGGCGCTGAACATCGCGCAGCCCGCCGCGACCAAGAGCATCAAGGAACTCGAGGACGCGCTCGGCGTCCAGCTCTTCGAGCGCTCGTCGCGCGGGGTGACCCCGACCGATTTCGGCGCGGTGATGATCAAGCACGCCAAGCTGATCCTCGCCCAGCTTCGCCACGCAAGCGAGGAATTGCAATCGCTCGAGGAGGGTCTGTCGGGGCGCGTCCATGTCGGAACCTTGCTCGCGGCGTCGACCTCGCTGCTGCCGCGCGCGCTCGCGCGGCTGCGCGAGCGGCGGCCGGGGATCGCGGTGACGGTCGCCGAGGGGACGATCGACCGGCTGATGCCGGGGCTGCGCACCGGCGACATCGATGTCGTGCTCGGCCGCCTGCCCGAATATCGCGAGCGCGAGGGGCTGAAGCAGGAGGTGCTCTATCTCGACACGGTGTCGATCATGGTGCGCGAGGGACATCCGCTGGCGGCGCGCGCTTCGCTCACCCTTGCCGAGTTGGTCGAGCAGGCGTGGGTCATGCCGCCGACGCAGACGTCGCTGCGTCGTCAGATCGACCATGCCTTTCGCCACGAAGACCTCGAACCCCCACGCGACGTGATCGAATCGGTATCGATCCTCACCAACCATGCGCTGTTGGTCAGCACCGACATGCTCGCCGCGATGCCGCATCAGGTCGGGCTCGGCCAGGCGGGGCTCGTTGCGCTGCCGGTGACGCTGGAGGGCGCGAATTCGCGGATCGGCGCAACGACGCACGCGAACGTCGAACTGTCAGCGGCCGCCGCCTACTTCATGGGCGTCGTTCACGAGGTCGCCGCGGAGATCCGGGACGAACTGGGTCAGGATCAGGAGGTCCTCGCCGACCCCGCTGCGACGCGCCGCCAGACGAAGTAA
- a CDS encoding aspartate dehydrogenase, giving the protein MKSIGIAGFGTIGRVVARHIEASDLPLTLAAVSAGDRARAEAAMAKLKHPVPIVDTAELVALSDVIVDSAPTAAFREIAEATLRAGKTLVTVSGAALMQWPEAADLARAHGGRLILATGALLGLDAVRAAAIGNIHSVTMVTRKPVQSLIKAEHVVRNNIDLTAITEPLKIFEGNAREGAIAFPANVNVAAALGLAGVGPERTRLEIWADPALERNTHRIIVDSDSARLELGIQNIPTDENPGTGRITAQSIVAVLNDLVSPIRIGT; this is encoded by the coding sequence ATGAAGAGCATTGGCATCGCCGGTTTCGGCACCATCGGCCGCGTCGTCGCGCGCCATATCGAAGCAAGCGACCTGCCGCTGACGCTCGCGGCGGTGTCCGCAGGCGACCGCGCGCGCGCCGAGGCGGCGATGGCGAAGCTGAAACACCCCGTGCCGATCGTCGATACCGCCGAGCTCGTCGCCCTGTCCGACGTGATCGTCGACAGCGCGCCGACCGCGGCCTTCCGCGAGATCGCGGAGGCCACGCTGCGCGCCGGCAAGACTTTGGTCACGGTGAGCGGCGCGGCGCTGATGCAATGGCCCGAAGCCGCCGACCTCGCTCGCGCGCACGGCGGCCGCCTGATCCTCGCGACCGGCGCGCTGCTCGGGCTCGACGCGGTGCGCGCGGCGGCGATCGGCAATATCCATTCGGTGACGATGGTGACGCGCAAGCCGGTCCAGTCGCTGATCAAGGCCGAGCATGTCGTGCGCAATAACATCGACCTCACCGCGATCACCGAGCCGCTGAAAATCTTCGAGGGCAATGCGCGCGAGGGCGCGATCGCCTTTCCCGCCAACGTCAACGTCGCGGCGGCGCTGGGCCTCGCGGGCGTCGGCCCCGAACGCACCCGGCTCGAAATCTGGGCCGATCCGGCGCTCGAACGCAATACCCACCGCATCATCGTCGATTCGGACAGCGCGCGGCTCGAACTCGGAATTCAGAATATCCCGACCGACGAGAATCCCGGCACCGGCCGCATCACCGCGCAGAGCATCGTTGCGGTGCTGAACGATCTCGTCAGCCCGATCCGCATCGGCACCTGA